The window GTCCTCGTGCCCGGAGCCAAGGCGCCGAGCCTGGTCTCGAACGAGCTCGTGTCCCGGATGAAGCCGGGCAGCGTGCTCGTCGACATCTCCGTCGACCAGGGCGGTTGCTTCGAGGACACGCGGCCGACCACGCACGCGGAACCGACGTTCACCGTGCACGACTCGGTGTTCTACTGCGTCGCCAACATGCCCGGCGCCGTGCCGCACACCTCGACGTACGCGCTGACGAACGTCACGCTGCCGTACGCGCTGGAGCTGGCGAACAACGGTCTCTCCGGCGCCCTCGCGCGCTGTCCGGAACTGCGCGGCGGGGTCAGCACGGTGGACGGGCGGCTGACGTCCGCGCCGGTCGGTGACGCGCTCGGAATCGGCTCCGTTTCGCTCGACGACGTGCTCGGTTAGGTGGTGCGGGCCGGGATCTGGAGCTAGGTTCAGATCCCGGCCCTGACGCCGAGAGGGAGGTGCCGTTGCCGCGAACGTTGATCGAAATCGACCGGACGTCCGCCGAGCCGCTCTACCGGCAGGTGCGGCGCGCGATCGAGCACGGTATCGCGATCGGCACCTTCGACCCGGCGCACCGGCTGCCGAGCTCGCGTGAGCTGGCCGCCGAACTGAGCGTTTCCCGCAACACCATCAACCTCGCCTACCAGGAGCTGGTCGCCGAAGGGTTCGTGGAGAGCCGGGAGCGCAGCGGGCTGTTCATCAACGCGGAGATGCGGCCGCATTGCGCGGTGCAGGAACGCGGCACCACCCCGGCCATCGACTGGAGCGCGCGAGTGCGGCGGTACCCGGACGCCGGGGTGCCGCATATCGAGAAACGCCCGGACTGGCACACCTATCCGTACCCGTTCCTCGCCGGCCAGGTCGACGTCACCGCGTTCCCTGCGCGGTCGTGGACCCGCTGCCTGCGCGACGCGCTGTACCGGCCGCACGTGTTCCCGAGCCTGCAGGACAGCGTCGGCTCGGACGACCCGATGCTGGTCGACCTCATCTGCCGCCAGTTGCTCACCGCACGGGGGATCGAAGCCGACCCGTCCGAGGTGCTGATCACCGTCGGTTCGCAGCAGGGGCTCGACCTGCTCGGCCGCGCGCTGCTCGGCCCGGACAGCGTCGTGGCGATGGAGAACCCGGGCTACCTCGACGCCCGGCACATCTTCCTGCGCACCGGCGCCGGGCTGCGTGGCGTCGACGTCGACCAGAGCGGCCTGCGCCCGCCGGAGACACTCGACGGCGTCGACCTGCTCTATCTCACGCCGAGCCACCACCATCCGACGAACGCGACGCTGAGCATCGGCCGCCGCCGTCGGTTGCTCAGCCTCGCCGCGAGTGCGGGCACGGTGCTCGTCGAGGACGACTACGACAGCGAATTCCGGTACCACGGCAGCCCCACGCCCGCGCTCAAGGCGCTCGACGGCACCGGCGACGCGATCTACCTCGGCACCTTCTCCAAGTTCCTCTCACCCGGCCTGCGGCTGGGATACCTGGTCGGCCCGCGCGAGCTGGTGCGGGAGCTGCGGGAGATCCGGCGGTACGTGCTGCGGCATCCGCCCGGTCACCTCCAGCGGGCGCTGGCTCTCCTCATCGACAGCGGCGAGTACCACCGCTCCCTGCGGCGCTACCGCACGAAGCTGATGCGGAAATGGGAGGCGACCTGCGCCGCGGTCACCGAACACCTGCCGTGGACGCAGACGGCGTACCCGCCGGGCGGGGTCAGCCTCTGGATGACCGGGCCGTCCGAACTGGACTGCCGGGCGCTGATCGAACGCGCCGAGCGCGACGGCGTCCTGATCGAGCCCGGGGACATCTTCTTCGTCGGGGAAGACCCGCCGCGCAACCACTTCCGGATCGGCTTCGCGGCGGTGCCGTTGCGCGACATCGACCCCGGTATCCGGCTGCTCGGCGAGGCCTGCCGCGACCTGCTCGGCGGCTGAACCCGCATCTGGTACCACCGCGCCGGAGCGTTCTGGACCTGTTCAGGCGGCCAGACGTGCCGCACTGTCTGGGGATCCCTCGTGAGCCCGGGAGGCCTGTGTGGAGTTCCTTCGAGAAGATCCCCAGCGGGTAGCCGATTTCGTCGCGCTCGGCGGCACCGTCCTCACCCTCGATGCGGTGGGGAGACGGATCCGCGCGCTGGCCGCGACCGGCGGGCGGATCACCGCGCTCGGTTCCGAACGGGAGATCTCGCGGCTGATCGGCCCGGAAACCACCGTGCTCGACCTGGCCGGGCGCACGGCGATCCCCGGCTTCGTCGAGTCCCACAACCATCCGGCGTTCTTCGGGATGACGCTGGCCGCGCCGGTCGACGCCGGCAGCCCGCCCAACGACACCATCGCCGACATCGCCGGCCGGGTCGCCCAGGCGGCCAAGGACCTCGGTCCGGGGGAGTGGATCCGCGGTTTCCGGTACGACGACACGCTGCTCGCGGACGGGCGTCATCCGACGCGCGCGGACCTCGATCCCGTCTCTGCTCGCAATCCCGTGGTCCTGACCCATGTTTCCGGGCATTTCTGCACCGCGAACTCGCTCGCCCTGCGCGAAGTCGGAATCACCGCCGCGACCCCGGATCCGCCCGGCGGGCTCATCGTGCGCGACGCCCGCGGCGAGCCGACCGGGGTGCTCGTCGAGACGGCGGCCTTCCTCGTCACGTCCCGGCTGCCCGGCCAGAGCGCGGGAGAACTGGCCGAAGCCCTGCTCCTGGCGGACGAGGAATACCTCGCCAACGGCGTGACTTCCGTGCATGACACCGGGATCGGCCTCATCGGCGGAGCAGCGGAACTCGAGGCGTACGCCTTGTTGCGGCGGGCCGGAAAACTGCGCGTCCGGGTGCGCGGCTACCTGTTCGACGGTCTTCTTCCTGGGCTCGACGAAGGTGAACCGGAGGCTCCGGAAGGCACCGCGGACGACAAGTTCGCGATGACCGGGGTCAAGATCGTCGCGGACGGGTCGATCCAGGGCAAGACCGGTTGCCTCGCGGAGGGCTACACCTGCGACCCGGACGAGCACGGCATGATGCTGCTCGAACCCGCCGACCTCGGCCGCCGGATCGCCGCGCTCGACGCGGCGGGCTGGCAGGTCGCCGTGCACGGCAACGGGGACGCGGCGATCGACGCGATCATCGACGGCTATTCGCGGCTGGGCTCGCCGCGCGGCACCGGCAGGCGGCACCGGATCGAGCACTGCCAGACGGTGCGCGAAGACCAGCTGGACCGGATGGCCGCCCACGACGTCCTCGCGTCGTTCTTCGTCAAACACGTCTACTACTGGGGAGACCGGCATCGTGACGTCTTCCTCGGCCCCGAGCGGGCCCGCCGGATCAGCCCGCTGGTTTCGGCACGCTCGCGCGGAATCCACTTCGGACTGCATTCGGACACCCCGGTGACCCCGGTGCCGCCGTTGGAAGGGATCTGGTGCGCGGTACGCCGGATCACCAGGCAGGGCAAGGTTCTCGGCCCGGAACAGGCCGTGGACGTCGACGCCGCGCTGCGCGGCTACACGATCGACGCCGCGTACCTGGCGGGCGAGGAGGACGTCAAGGGCAGTTTGGAAGTCGGGAAGCTCGCCGATCTCGCGGTGCTGTCCGGTGACCCGACCACGGTCGACCCGGACCGGATCCGCGAGCTGACCGTGGACGTCACCGTCAGCGGCGGCGAGGTCGTCTGGCGGCGCGAGACGACGGGAGCGAGGCGATGATCCGCAGCTGGCCGAGTGTCCTCATCGGACTGTTCGTCCCCGCTTTGGCTCTCCTGGCGGGAATCCTGCTGCTCTCCGGATCGACGGCATCGGTGCTGGGCATCCCGGTGCTGTTCTTCTGGGTGTTCTGCTGCTGCCCGCTGACCACCCTGTGCCTGTGGATCAGCTGGCGTTTCTTCGACCGCGCCCACTACCCGGAGGACGACTGATGCTGATCGCGATCGTGGCGGTGGTGATGGCGGGTTCGATCGGGCTCGCGGTGTGGGCCGGTCGGTCGACGCGCGGCGGCGGGATCTCCGAGTTCCTCGTCGGCGGCCGGTCGTTCCCGGCGTGGCTGGTGTACTTCCTCGCGGTCGGCGAGGTGTACAGCATCGGGACGATGATCGGGTTCCCGAGCGGCATCTACGCGCACGGCGCGAGCTACGGGATCTGGTTCCTCGGCTACATCCTGCTCGCGTACTCGCTGGGCTATTTCCTGGCGCCGCTGGTGTGGCGGGCGGCGAAACGGTACGACGCGATGACCGTGCCCGACGTGTTCGGACGGCATTTCGGCAGCAGGCGGCTGGAGTTGATCACCTGCGTCACGATGCTGATCGCGCTGATCCCGTGGGGGCAGTACCAATTCATCGGTCTCCAGGTGGTGCTCGGCAATCTGGGACTGCCGCTGGATCCCGTGCAGTGCGTGGTGCTGGCCGGCATCGTGGCGTTCGTCTACATCGCCGTCTCCGGGGTGCGGTCGCCCGCGTTCGTTTCGATCCTCAAGGATTTCTTCATGCTGCTCGGCGTCGTGCTCGTCGGGGTGGCCGTGGTGATCGCCGCCGGCGGCACCGCGAAGGTCAGCGGACCCGAGGTGCTGAGCGCGGCGCAGACCACCATGGGCGGTTCGGAACTCACGTTCGCGATGACCACGATCCTCTTCCAGAGCATCGTGTTCTACCTCGGTTTCGGTGGCGCCTACGTGTTCCCGGCCCGTTCCGAACGTGCGGTGAAGAGCTCGACCGTGTGGATGCCGATGTACATGCTGATCTACCCGTTCCTGGTGCTGGCCGCCTATTACGGCGTGCGCGCGCATCCGGATCTGGAGAATCCGAACACGGTGTTCATGGTGACCGCCAAGGGATTGCTGCCGGATTGGCTGCTGGGCCTCGTCGCCGCCGGCGCCGCGCTGTCGGGCGTGCTGGTGCTCGCCGCGACCGCGCTCACCATCGGTGGCATGGTCTGCCGCAACATCGCGCCGAACGTCCCGGCCGCGGCGCAACGCCGGTGGACGGTCGTCGCGGTGGCGAGTTTCCTGGTGTTGGCGGCGGTGCTGACGCTCGTGGCGTCGACGTTGATGCTCACCATCCTGAACCTGACCTACAACCTGCTCGCCCAGGTCGTCCCCGGCTGGCTCGCCATCCTGTTCGTGCGGCGGGTGCGGACCGCCGCGGTGGCCGCCGGGATGATCACCGGAGTGCTCACGGCGATCGCCCTCTACGTCACCGGCGTGACGTTCGGCGGTTTCAACGCGGGTCTGGTGTCGCTCGGGGTGAACCTGGCCGTGGTGGCGATCTGGAGCCTGGCGGCGCCGGACAAGGCCCGGGTTCCGGTGGCGCGGTCGGCCGACAGCACCCCGGACGCCGAGGCGGTGCCTTCGCTCAGCGGGTGACACGGCGTATCTCGCGTGATCAGAGACGTAACTCGCGTGTTCGGAGGCGTAACTCTCGTACCGCGTGAGTCACGGCTATCTCGAAGTCGAATCGCGTCCAGCCCGAGCCGAAGCGGTCGGTGAGCGATCGGATGGTGACAAACGCGGGTGGGCGGATCGCTCCGCCCACCCGCGTTTCCGTCGAAGGTCACTCCGCGACGGTGATCTGCGTGTCCAGCGCCTTGTCGCCTTGCGCCTTTTCGTTGCCGGTCGCCTCGGTCTTGACGCGGTCCTTGGCCACGCCCGCTCCTTCGAGCGCGGTGGTGATCGCTTCGGCGCGCTTTTCGGAGAGCGCCTTGGACTTTTCCGCGTCGGGGTAACCCGCGTGGGTGGCGACCATGATCTTCACGTCGTTGCCCTGCATGGCCTTGGCGACCTCGCCGAGTGCCGCCTTGCTCTTCTCGGACAGTTCGGCGCTTTCCGTGGTGAAGGCGATCGGTGACTGCTGGAGAGCCTGTTGGATCGCCGCGGTCACCTTCTGCGCCGCCTCGCCACCCGCCTGAGCCGCGTCTGCTCCCGAGGAAGCCGGGGCCCCGTCGCCGGATGACGGCGCGGCGGCCGCGCTTGAAGCGGTTCCGTTCGCGCCAGATGTTCCAGCCGCACCGTTCTCGCCTTCGGAGCCGCACGCGGCGACCAGGCCGGCCACGATCGCCACGCCCGATACCGTCCGGGCAATATTCCTGCGCATGAAGTTCGAACTCCCTTTGGCCGTGTCCGCATTGGCTGACCCCAGGGATACGAACACGAAAGAGCTAAAAGCGCCAATCGTGGTTCGGTGGAGCGGTGGCGAATACACCCGAGTGAGCTACTTCGGCGATGCGCGTTCCCGGTGGTCGAGTCCGATTTCCTTGGCCGCAAAGGGCAAATGAGGTGAAGTTCACGCGACTCACCCAACCGTCCGGCTCAAGTTGCGATTGAGCGCGAAGGGACTTTGATGGGTGTCATGCGCCGGTAGCCGGCGTATTCACAATAGGTGAGGAGTTCTCATGGGTATCGACTTCGAAGGTATGAAGGACAAGGTGAGCGGGGAGCACGTCGACAAGGCCGCCGATTTCGCGAAATCCCGCTTCGGTGATCACTCGGACAAGATCGACTCGGCCGCCGACAAGGCGAAGGACTACCTCGGCGAATCCGGTGGCGAGCAGCAGGGTGAAGGGCAGCAGGATTCACCGCAGGGTCAATAGTCCGAGGACGTCCCGGAACGGTGCGTACCCGGACGTGACGGACGTGTCGAGAACCCGGGACCGGCGGTAGAAGGGGCTGAGGTCGAGCCCTACGCCGACCCCGCGGATCTCGACGGTGTTCTCCTCCCGCAGCACCGTTTCCCGCAGATGCTCGTCCAGGTAGTGCGGATCGTTCGCCAGGCTCGTCGCGCCGTCCATGGGGCTGCCGTCGGAGAGGACGAGCAGGATCCGGCGTGCCGCTGTTCGCGCGCGCATCCGCTCGCAGGCCCAGGCCACCGCTTCGCCGTCGATCCCTTCCCGGAACAGATCGGCTTTCAGCAGTGCCGCGAGATCCGGGCGCGCCCGGCGCCACGGGGTTTCGGCGTCCTTGAACACGAGGTGCAGGCGTTCGTTGAGCCTGCCGGGATGGCGCGGCCGTCCCGCTCGTCTCCACTCCCGCCCGGGGCCGCCGCCGTTCCAGGCGCCGGTCGTGAAGCCGAGCACCTCGCAGGACGCACCGGCGAGCTCGATCGAGCGCGTGAGGAGGTCGACCAGCGCGGCGACGGGTTCCGCGTGCGCGGTCATCGAACCCGAGCAGTCGAGCAGGAACGTCACAAGGGTGTCCGCCACCGGCTCGATCCGCTCGGTGCGGAAGATCCGGCGTTCGGTGGGAGAGCTGATCAGCTGCGCCAGGGTGCGGCCGTCGAGATGGCCTTCTTCCTGGCCGGCGTCCCAGCCGTCGCGCGCGGGCTCGGCGAGTACCGCCTGGAGGTCGCGTGCCAGCCGTCCGGCGCCGACGCCCTGCCTGGCGACCCGCCGGTCGAGCCGTTCGCGGAGTTCGGCCAGCAGTCCGGGGCGCACCAGGTCCGACGCACGCCGTTCGCGGTCGTACGCGGTGGTGAAGACCCGGTACGTCGCACCGGATTCGCCCAGGGTTCGGCTGGTGCCGGCGGTCGCGGCGGGAATCTGCTCGCCGAGGCTCGCGTCGAAGTCGATCACGAGGCTGAAGCGCGGGTCGGTGGGATCGGCGGGATCACTGCCGTCCTCGGCGTCCTGTTCGGTCCCGGTGAGCAGGGCGCCGGTCGTCCGGGCGATCGCCAGCGCGTGTTCCGCGAACGCCTTCTGGTCCGTCCGATGCCGACGAAGGCCGGCGAGGTCGTGGCCGAGCGAAGGCGCCAGTGCGAACCTGGTCGCCTCGATGAGGTCCTCGGTCTCCTCGACCACCGGTTCGCCGGTGATCCGCGACCGGCAGATCTGCGCGACCGTGTACAACAGCAGTCCGCGTGCGGTCTCGGTCAGACCGGAGCGGTGGAACTCCAGTGACCAGCGCAGATGACGGAGGCGCAGGTTCCGTCGCATCCCCGGCAGCTCCGCGGGCGGGAGCGATTCGACGCGGAACTGTTCCAGCAGCTCGAAAATCCCGCGTTCCGCCGGGTCGCGTGGGCACAGGGTCCGGTGCAGGGCGGCGTCGGAGGCCGTCAGGCGCAGCGCCATCCCGTCCGCGATGCCGCGGGACGACAGCAGATCGTCGTCGGCCGACGGACGAAGATGCGGTGCGTGCAGGGGGAGCGGTTCGCGTCCGCGGTGCAGCCGCCGTGCCCGGAAATGGAGCGCCGGATCGCCGCTGAGGGCCCGGATCGCGGCCGCGCACAGCTCTTCGACCTGGTTGCGGCGCCGGGTTTCCGCCTGCGCCGTGGTCATGCCGAGAGCAGGTGGAGCTCGTCGTCGAAGCAGCGCTGGAAGTATTCCGCCACCAGATCTCGCTCGGCTTCGTCGCATTTGTTCACGAAGGACAGCCGGAAGGCGGTCGCGGGATCACCGAAGATCTCGATGTTCTCCGCCCAGGTGATCACCGTGCGCGGCGACATCAGAGTGGACAGGTCGCCGGCCTGGAAACCCTTGCGGGTCAAGGCGGCCACCGCGACCAGTGACGCCGCGAGCGGCTCGGAAACGCTGGGGACCCTCGCCCGCACGATCGCGATCTCCTCGGCGGCGGGCAGGTGGTTCAGCGAGGCCACGATGTTCCAGCGGTCGATCTGCGCGTGGTTCAGCCGCTGCGCGCCGTGGTAGAGACCGTTGAGGTTGCCCAGTCCGACCGTGTTGGCGGTGGCGAACAACCGGAAGGACGGATGCGGCCGCAGAACGCGGTTCTGATCCGTGAGGGTGAACTTTCCGTCGCGTTCGAGCACCCGCTGAAGCACGAACATGACGTCCGGGCGGCCGGCGTCGTACTCGTCGAGCACGAGCGCGACCGGACGCTGCAGCGCCCACGGGAGGATTCCCTCCTGGAACTCGGTGACCTGCTTGCCTTCGCGCAGCACGACGGCGTCGCGGCCGACGAGGTCGAGGCGGTTGAGGTGACCGTCCAGGTTGACGCGTACGCACGGCCAGTTGAGCCGTGCGGCGACCTGCTCGATGTGGGTCGACTTCCCGGTGCCGTGCAGGCCCTGCACCAGTACCCGGCGGTCGCGGGTGAATCCGGCGAGCAGGGCCAGGGTCACGTCGGGGTTGAAGCGGTACGCCTCGTCGATCTCGGGGACGTGCTCGCCGCGCTCGCGGAACGCGCCGACGACGAGGTCCGAATCGATGCCGAAGACTTCGCGTACCGGGAGCCGTAGCTCGGGGACCATGAGAACTCCTTACGACGGAACACTTTCCGGTTCGGACGCGCCCTCGGCGTCGACGCGGCTGATCGCCTCGGCCGCGCGCTGCAGCGCGGGGAGTGTCTGGAGCGCCTTGTCCGGCGTCAGCCGCATGACGGGCGCCTGCACGGCGACGCAGAGGTTGGCACGCCCCGGCACGAGGACCGCGACGCACACCAGGCCGGGCAGGAACTCCTCGTCGTCGAGCGCGAACCCGTCGCGGCGGATCCGGGCGAACTCGGCCTCGAGCGCGTCGAGATCGGTGAGGGTCTTGTTCGTGTACTGCTTGAGCGGCGCGTGCGCGAGCAGCTTCCGCCGCTGCGACGGGCTCATCTGCGCGAGGATCATCTTGCCGCTGGCCGAACAGTGGATCGGCACGCGCGAGCCCGGCCGGAGGTAGAACCGCAGCGGTTCCGGCGTCTCGACCCGGTCGAGGTACACGATCTCGTTGCCCGACAACGTGGTCACGTTGCAGCTCTCGCCGAGTTCGTCGACGAGGTGGCGCAGGACGGCGTGCCGGGCGCCGTGGTGGGTCGCGTTGAGGAGCAGGTTCTCCGCGAGCCGTCGCAGCCGGTGGCCGGTGCCGTAGTGGCGGCCGTCGGCCTGGCGGACCAGCAGACCCGCCCCTTCGAGCTGCTGCAACATGCGGTGCAGAGTCGGTTTCGGCAGGCCGGTCTCCTCGACGAGGCCCTGCAGGGAGACCAGCTGGTCTTTGGCGGCGATCAGCTCGAGCAGGGAGAACAGCCGCATGGTCGGCGTGTCCCCGTTGATCGGATCGGGTTCGCGAAGCAGCTCCATGTTCCGGAAAGTAGCACAGGGCGTCTCGGTTTTCAGAATCCGGCGTTGACGCTCGGCGATCCGCGTCCTATCGTCGTTCGCATCCTGATTTCAGGAACGCCACGTATCGTTTTTTGTAATCTCGCCTGTCGAAGGAGCGGAACATGACGGAACGGAAGACGGGTGACGGCCGCGTGGTCGTCAGCGGCCGGAAGAAGATGACCCCGTCCGAGGCCTTCGTCGAGACGCTCGTGGCGAACGGCGTCACCGACATCTTCGGCATCATGGGGTCGGCGTTCATGGACGCGATGGACATCTTCGCGCCGGCGGGCATCCGGCTGGTACCGGTCGTGCACGAACAGGGCGCCGGGCACATGGCCGACGGCTACGCCAGGGTGAGCGGCAGGCACGGTGTCGTCATCGGGCAGAACGGCCCCGGCATCAGCAACTGCGTGACCGCGATCGCGGCCGCCTACTGGGCGCACAGCCCGGTCGTCATCGTGACGCCCGAGGCGGGCACGATGGGCACCGGCCTCGGCGGCTTCCAGGAGGCCAACCAGCTGCCGATGTTCCAGGAGTTCACCAAGTACCAGGGGCACGTCAACAACCCGAAGCGGATGGCCGAGTACACCGGCCGTTGCTTCGACCGCGCCCACTCCGAACTCGGCCCGACGCAGCTCAACATCCCGCGTGACTTCTTCTACGGCGAGATCGAGGCCGAGATCCCTGAGCCTGCCCGGCTCGACCGCGGCCCTGGCGGCGAGCGGAGCCTCGACGAGGCCGCGGCGCTGCTGGCCACGGCCGAGTTCCCGGTGATCATCTCCGGCGGCGGCGTCGTGATGGCCGACGGCGTCGAGGAGTGCAAGGCGCTCGCCGAACGTCTCGGCGCGCCGGTGGTGAACAGCTATCTGCACAACGACTCGTTCCCGGCGAGTCACCCGCAATGGTGCGGACCGCTGGGGTATCAGGGTTCCAAGGCCGCGATGAAACTGATCTCGCAGGCGGACGTCGTGATCGCGCTCGGCTCGCGCCTCGGCCCGTTCGGCACGCTGCCGCAGCACGGCATGGACTACTGGCCCAAGGACGCGAAGATCATCCAGATCGACGCGGACCACAAGATGCTCGGCCTGGTCAAGAAGATCACCGTCGGCATCTGCGGCGATGCCAAGGACGCGGCGGTCGCGCTGACCAGGCGCCTGGCGGACCGGACGCTGGCCTGTGACTCCACAAAGGACGCTCGCGCGGCGAAGATCAAGGCGGAGAAGGACGCGTGGGAGGCCGAGCTCGACGCCTGGACCCACGAGACCGACCCGTTCAGCCTCGACATGATCGCGGAGCAGGAGGGCGAGGAAGGCAACTGGCTGCACCCGCGGGAAGTGCTGCGGGAGCTGGAGAAGGCGATGCCGCCGCGGGTGATGGTGTCGACCGACATCGGCAACATCAACTCGGTCGCGAACAGCTATCTGCGCTTCGAGGAGCCGCGCAGTTTCTTCGCCCCGATGAGCTTCGGCAACTGCGGATACGCGCTGCCGACCATCATCGGCGCCAAGGCCGCCGCGCCCGACCGGCCCGCGATCTCCTATGCCGGCGACGGCGCGTGGGGGATGAGCATGGGCGAGATCATGACCGCGGTACGCCACGACATCCCGGTCACGGCCGTGGTGTTCCACAACCGGCAGTGGGGCGCGGAGAAGAAGAACCAGGTCGACTTCTACAACCGGCGGTTCGTCGCGGGCGAGCTGGAAAGCGAGAGTTTCGCGGGGATCGCCAAGGCGATGGGCGCGGAAGGCGTCGTCGTGGAGAAGCTCGACGAGGTCGGTCCCGCGTTGCAGCGCGCCGTCGACGCGCAGATGAACGAGGGCAAGACCACCGTCATCGAGATCATGTGTACCCGCGAGCTGGGCGACCCGTTCCGCCGGGACGCGCTGTCCAAGCCGGTGCGATTCCTGGAGAAGTACAAAGACTACGTGTAGGCCTCGGGTTTTGCGTGTGAAGGCCCCCTTCCCTCGGCTCAGCCGAGGGAAGGGGGCCTTCACACGCTTTGGGGTCGGGTGTTGATGAAGGAATCGGGACGCTCCATGTCCAGATTCCTTCATCAACGCCTCACTGCTGGCGTCGGATTGGTCGTTGGGCAGGAGCGCGTTGCGAAAGCCACTTTCGCAACGCGCCCGGGGAGGCGCGGCGCCGGTGCCACCCAGGTGCCGACCCGGTCAACTGGACCCATCGAACGCCGCCGCTCTGGTGCTGGGCCGGTGCCGGGCGGATTGCGAAAGTCAACGCACAGACTCGTGTCTCGAAGGAGGTCTCCGGTGGACGTCACCCAGCTGCGAGCGCAGGCTCGACGGCATCTCGGCCCGCACTTCACCCGCAAGGACACCTGGGCCTCGGATTTCCCGGTGTTCGTGCGCGGCGAGGGAAGCTACCTGATCGACACCGAAGGACGCCGCCATCTCGACGGTCTCGCCGGGCTCTTCTGCGTCAACATGGGCCACGGGCGCGCCGACATCGCCAAGGCCGCGGCCGACCAGGTCGGCACCCTGGCCTACGCGAGCAACTGGGGTTCGGCGCACACCCCGGCGATCGAGGCGGCCACGCTGCTGGCCGAGCTCGCACCCGGCGACCTCGGGACGACGTTCTTCGTCAATTCGGGCTCGGAGGCGGTGGAAACCGCGCTGAAGTTCGCCCGGCAGTATCACCGCAGCCAGGGGCAGCCCGAGCGGACGAAGATCATCAGCCGCGACATGGCCTACCACGGCACGACCATCGGAGCCCTCTCGGTGACCGGGCTGGCGAAGATCAAGGAGCCCTTCGGCCCGCTCATGCCGGGTGTCCGGCATGTGCCGAACACGTTGGGGCTGCTGGGAGACTGCGGTCCGGCGGCCGAATTGGACTGTGTGACGGCGATCGAGCGGGTCATCCTGGAGGAAGGGCCGGAGACGATCGCGGCGCTGTTCGCCGAACCGGTGCAGAACGGCCGCGGCGCACTGGTGCCGCCGAAGGGATACTGGCCCGCTTTGCGCGCCCTGTGCGACAAGTACGGCATCTTGCTCGTCTCGGACGAGGTCATCTGCTCGTTCGGCAGGCTGGGGCACTGGTTCGGGCACGGTGTCACCGGGGTCGTGCCGGACCTGATCACCTTCGCCAAGGGATCGACGTCGGGGTACGCGCCGCTAGGCGGGGTGATCGTGCGCGAGAAGCTCGTCACCGAGCTTTACGACTCGCCGAAGGGTGGCGTCTTCACCCACGGCGCCACCTGGGGCGGGCATCCGGTCGCCACCGCCGTCGCTGTCGCGAACCTCACCGCGATGCGGGACGAGCGGGTGCTCGACAACGTGCTCACCGAGGGCCCGGAGCTGTTCGCCGCGCTGAACTCGCTCGAATCCGCGCACCGCTGCGTCAAGGACGTCCGCGGCACCGGGTTCTTCTACGCCATCGAGCTGATGGCCGACCGCGACAGCGGCCGGGAGCTGACCGAGGCCGAGTCGTTGAAAGTGCTTCGCGAGGTGCTCCCGGAGGCGTTCCGGCGCACGGGCGTCATCCTCCGCGGCGACGATCGCGGCGCGACGATGCTGATGATCTCGCCGCCGCTCGTCGCCGATCGCGAGGTGCTCACCGAGCTTCTCCACGGCGTCGACGCGATGCTCAACGACGTCGAGAAGGCCGTCCAGCCCTGATCCTCTTTCACCACGTGGGGGTCGCCGTCTTCCGGCGGCCCCCACTTCGTCCGTGGAGGTACTTCGATGAGCCTGACCACCGAGGTCACGCCGGACG of the Amycolatopsis lurida genome contains:
- a CDS encoding aspartate aminotransferase family protein codes for the protein MDVTQLRAQARRHLGPHFTRKDTWASDFPVFVRGEGSYLIDTEGRRHLDGLAGLFCVNMGHGRADIAKAAADQVGTLAYASNWGSAHTPAIEAATLLAELAPGDLGTTFFVNSGSEAVETALKFARQYHRSQGQPERTKIISRDMAYHGTTIGALSVTGLAKIKEPFGPLMPGVRHVPNTLGLLGDCGPAAELDCVTAIERVILEEGPETIAALFAEPVQNGRGALVPPKGYWPALRALCDKYGILLVSDEVICSFGRLGHWFGHGVTGVVPDLITFAKGSTSGYAPLGGVIVREKLVTELYDSPKGGVFTHGATWGGHPVATAVAVANLTAMRDERVLDNVLTEGPELFAALNSLESAHRCVKDVRGTGFFYAIELMADRDSGRELTEAESLKVLREVLPEAFRRTGVILRGDDRGATMLMISPPLVADREVLTELLHGVDAMLNDVEKAVQP